The following are encoded in a window of Deltaproteobacteria bacterium genomic DNA:
- the trmD gene encoding tRNA (guanosine(37)-N1)-methyltransferase TrmD encodes MRLHVLALFPEMLASPLAVGVLRRARERGVVEVFLHQLRDYASDKHLQVDDAPYGGGPGMVMRPEPLVAAIEHVAAAERPRRILLSPRGVPFNDERARALACERALLLICPRYEGVDERVAAWVDEEVSIGDYVLTGGEMAALVVMDAVVRLLPGAVGNEASPREDSHAGGLLEHPQYTRPEEFRGARVPAVLLGGDHAAIARWRREESLRTTLARRPDLLARAPLGDEDRAFLRRLGWRDG; translated from the coding sequence GTGCGCCTCCACGTCCTCGCCCTCTTCCCCGAGATGCTCGCCTCGCCGCTCGCCGTGGGCGTCCTCCGCCGCGCACGCGAGCGCGGCGTGGTCGAGGTCTTCCTCCACCAGCTGCGCGACTACGCGAGCGACAAGCACCTCCAGGTCGACGACGCCCCGTATGGCGGCGGCCCGGGGATGGTGATGCGCCCGGAGCCGCTGGTGGCGGCGATCGAGCACGTCGCCGCCGCCGAGCGGCCGCGGCGCATCCTGCTCTCTCCGCGGGGCGTCCCGTTCAATGACGAGCGGGCGCGCGCGCTCGCGTGCGAGCGCGCGCTGTTGTTGATCTGCCCGCGCTACGAGGGCGTGGACGAGCGCGTGGCCGCCTGGGTCGACGAGGAGGTCTCGATCGGCGACTACGTGCTCACGGGCGGCGAGATGGCCGCGCTGGTGGTGATGGACGCGGTGGTGCGGCTCCTCCCGGGCGCAGTCGGCAACGAGGCGTCGCCGCGCGAGGACTCCCACGCCGGGGGTCTGCTCGAACACCCGCAGTACACCCGGCCCGAGGAGTTCCGCGGCGCGCGCGTGCCGGCCGTGCTGCTCGGCGGGGACCACGCCGCGATCGCGCGCTGGCGGCGCGAGGAGTCGCTGCGGACGACGCTCGCGCGCCGCCCCGATCTCCTCGCGCGCGCGCCGCTCGGCGACGAGGACCGCGCCTTCCTCCGCCGCCTCGGGTGGCGCGATGGCTGA
- a CDS encoding RNA methyltransferase has protein sequence MADLYLALLHHPVYDKNGAVVTTAVTNMDVHDLGRLARTYEVRAVYVATPVPTLRRLVDRIMRHWDTGPGATYNHTRKEALALVRLSTDLDAAIADIEREAGVLPRLIATTAREGGRRLSSTEFRRRLAEPGRPELLILGTGWGLTEDVIGRADDVLEPIRGVSGWNHLSVRSAAAIILDRARGDR, from the coding sequence ATGGCTGACCTCTACCTGGCGCTCCTCCATCACCCCGTCTACGACAAGAACGGCGCCGTGGTGACCACCGCCGTCACCAACATGGACGTCCACGACCTCGGGCGTCTCGCCCGCACCTACGAGGTGCGCGCCGTCTACGTCGCGACGCCGGTGCCGACGCTCCGCCGCCTGGTCGACCGTATCATGCGCCACTGGGACACGGGACCGGGCGCGACCTACAACCACACGCGCAAGGAGGCGCTCGCGCTGGTGCGCCTCTCGACCGACCTCGACGCGGCGATCGCGGACATCGAGCGGGAGGCGGGCGTGCTCCCGCGCCTGATCGCGACCACGGCGCGCGAGGGCGGCCGGCGTCTCTCCTCCACCGAGTTCCGCCGGCGTCTGGCCGAGCCGGGCCGGCCCGAGCTACTGATCCTCGGCACCGGCTGGGGCCTCACCGAGGACGTGATCGGACGCGCCGACGACGTGCTCGAGCCGATCCGCGGGGTGTCGGGTTGGAACCACCTCTCGGTCCGCAGCGCCGCGGCCATCATCCTTGACCGTGCGCGTGGCGACCGCTAG
- a CDS encoding 50S ribosomal protein L19 gives MNPIDGIEAEQLRKVPPFKPGDTVRVHVRVVEGDKERIQVFEGTVIGRKGGASRETFTVRKTSYGVGVERIFPVHSPRIDRIEVVAKGAVRRAKLYYLRERAGRAARVTEEA, from the coding sequence ATGAACCCCATCGACGGCATCGAAGCCGAGCAGCTCCGCAAGGTCCCCCCCTTCAAGCCGGGTGACACCGTGCGCGTGCACGTGCGCGTCGTCGAGGGCGACAAGGAGCGCATCCAGGTCTTCGAGGGCACGGTCATCGGCCGCAAGGGCGGCGCGAGCCGCGAGACGTTCACGGTGCGCAAGACGTCGTACGGGGTCGGGGTGGAGCGCATTTTCCCGGTGCACTCGCCGCGCATCGACCGCATCGAGGTCGTTGCCAAGGGCGCGGTGCGGCGCGCGAAGCTCTACTACCTGCGCGAGCGGGCCGGACGCGCCGCCCGGGTCACCGAAGAAGCCTAG
- a CDS encoding polymer-forming cytoskeletal protein → MRFPSALSSRRGRLPDGCAPARGGSRRPCGRLPCVSGRAAGKGVNVADVKPTNGAWQDVRVSLGPDAEVTGKLSFATPTRIEGKLKGELRASDLLIIGPQAVVQANVHADKLVVLGEIRGQVEGASRIEIYAGGRLFGDIETKCLVVQEGATFEGRSRMGGELGVAAELPEA, encoded by the coding sequence GTGCGCTTTCCATCCGCGCTGTCCTCACGCCGAGGACGTCTGCCGGACGGTTGTGCCCCCGCTCGTGGCGGGTCGCGGCGGCCATGCGGTCGCCTGCCATGTGTTTCCGGCCGAGCCGCCGGGAAAGGAGTGAACGTGGCCGATGTGAAGCCGACGAATGGTGCCTGGCAGGACGTCCGGGTGTCGCTCGGGCCGGACGCCGAGGTGACGGGCAAGCTCTCCTTCGCAACGCCGACACGCATCGAGGGGAAGCTGAAGGGCGAGCTGCGCGCCTCGGACCTGCTCATCATCGGTCCGCAGGCGGTCGTGCAGGCGAACGTGCACGCCGACAAGCTGGTGGTGCTGGGCGAGATCCGCGGTCAGGTCGAGGGCGCGAGCCGTATCGAGATCTACGCCGGCGGGCGGCTATTCGGCGACATCGAGACGAAGTGCCTGGTGGTGCAGGAGGGCGCGACCTTCGAGGGGCGGTCCCGGATGGGCGGGGAGCTGGGCGTGGCGGCGGAGCTGCCGGAGGCTTAG
- a CDS encoding ATP-binding cassette domain-containing protein yields MTPLVEVREVRKHFPIGGGLFGGPRAWVRAVDGVSLAIQPGETLGLVGESGSGKSTLGRLMLRLIEPTSGEVLFEGRSLLALGARELRALRRQMQIIFQDPYGSLDPHMRVESIVGEGLAIHALGIRAQRRERVRELLELVGLPPEAARRYPHEFSGGQRQRIGIARALAVGPRFVVADEAVSALDVSIQAQILNLLQDLGRRLGLTMLFIAHDLRIIEHLSDRVAVMYLGKIVELAHREAIYTDPRHPYTRALLSAVPVPDPRQRRQRMVLGGDVPSPVEPPPGCAFHPRCPHAEDVCRTVVPPLVAGRGGHAVACHVFPAEPPGKE; encoded by the coding sequence ATGACGCCGCTGGTCGAGGTGCGCGAGGTGCGCAAGCACTTCCCGATCGGGGGCGGGCTCTTCGGCGGGCCGCGCGCCTGGGTGCGGGCCGTGGACGGCGTGTCGCTCGCCATCCAGCCGGGCGAGACCCTCGGCCTGGTCGGCGAGTCGGGCTCGGGCAAATCGACCCTCGGGCGTCTCATGCTCCGCCTCATCGAGCCCACCTCGGGCGAGGTGCTGTTCGAGGGACGCTCGCTCCTGGCGCTCGGGGCGCGCGAGCTGCGCGCGCTGCGCCGCCAGATGCAGATCATCTTCCAGGACCCCTACGGCTCGCTCGATCCGCACATGCGCGTGGAGAGCATCGTCGGCGAAGGGCTCGCGATCCACGCCCTGGGAATCCGCGCGCAGCGCCGGGAGCGGGTCCGGGAGCTGCTCGAGCTGGTGGGTCTTCCGCCCGAGGCCGCGCGCCGCTACCCGCACGAGTTCAGCGGCGGCCAGCGCCAGCGCATCGGCATCGCGCGGGCTCTCGCGGTCGGGCCCCGCTTCGTGGTGGCCGACGAGGCCGTCTCGGCTCTCGACGTCTCGATCCAGGCGCAGATCCTGAACCTGCTGCAGGACCTGGGCCGCCGCCTCGGCCTCACCATGCTCTTCATCGCGCACGATCTCCGCATCATCGAGCACCTGAGCGATCGGGTGGCGGTCATGTACCTGGGCAAGATCGTCGAGCTGGCACACCGCGAGGCGATTTACACGGACCCCCGTCATCCCTATACTCGCGCCCTTCTCTCCGCGGTCCCGGTTCCCGACCCGCGGCAGCGGAGGCAACGAATGGTGTTGGGTGGTGACGTGCCGAGCCCCGTCGAGCCGCCGCCGGGGTGCGCTTTCCATCCGCGCTGTCCTCACGCCGAGGACGTCTGCCGGACGGTTGTGCCCCCGCTCGTGGCGGGTCGCGGCGGCCATGCGGTCGCCTGCCATGTGTTTCCGGCCGAGCCGCCGGGAAAGGAGTGA
- a CDS encoding ABC transporter ATP-binding protein, whose protein sequence is MPLLEVRDLRTSFFLEGGEARAVDGVSFALDAGRVLGLVGESGCGKSVTALSLMRLVPPPGRIVGGQVRFDGRDLLLLPESDMRAVRGAGLAMIFQEPMTSLNPVFTVGSQIAEAVRLHRPVSRREARERAVALLAEVGIPEPARRARDYPHRLSGGMRQRVMIAMAISCEPRVLIADEPTTALDVTIQAEILDLLRALREQRGMALLLITHDLGVVAEQADEVAIMYAGRIVEQASVLEIFDRPLHPYTQGLFRSIPGMGGRHDRLEAIPGQVPDLLRLPSGCTFRDRCPQVIADCAGVVPPLEEHAPGHRAACIRL, encoded by the coding sequence ATGCCGCTCCTCGAGGTCCGCGACCTGCGCACGTCCTTCTTTCTCGAGGGCGGCGAGGCACGCGCCGTGGATGGCGTGTCGTTCGCGCTCGACGCCGGCCGCGTCCTCGGACTGGTCGGCGAGTCGGGTTGCGGCAAGAGCGTCACCGCCCTCTCGCTCATGCGCCTCGTGCCGCCGCCGGGCCGCATCGTGGGCGGTCAGGTCCGCTTCGACGGACGTGACCTCCTCCTGCTCCCCGAAAGCGACATGCGCGCCGTGCGCGGCGCCGGCCTGGCCATGATCTTCCAGGAGCCGATGACGTCGCTCAACCCGGTGTTCACGGTTGGGAGCCAGATCGCCGAGGCGGTGCGGCTCCATCGTCCGGTGTCGCGCCGCGAGGCCCGGGAGCGCGCCGTCGCGCTCCTCGCCGAGGTGGGCATCCCCGAGCCCGCGCGGCGCGCGCGCGACTATCCCCACCGCCTCTCCGGCGGCATGCGGCAGCGGGTCATGATCGCGATGGCGATCTCGTGCGAGCCGCGCGTGCTGATCGCCGACGAGCCGACCACCGCGCTCGACGTGACCATCCAGGCCGAGATCCTCGATCTGCTGCGCGCGTTGCGCGAGCAGCGCGGGATGGCACTCCTCTTGATCACGCACGACCTCGGCGTGGTCGCCGAGCAGGCGGACGAAGTCGCGATCATGTATGCGGGGCGGATCGTGGAGCAGGCGTCGGTGCTGGAGATCTTCGACCGCCCGTTGCACCCCTACACGCAGGGCCTCTTCCGCTCCATCCCCGGGATGGGCGGCCGTCACGATCGTCTCGAGGCCATCCCGGGGCAGGTGCCCGACCTCCTCCGCCTGCCGAGCGGGTGCACCTTCCGCGACCGGTGCCCGCAGGTGATCGCCGACTGCGCCGGCGTCGTGCCGCCGCTCGAGGAGCATGCGCCCGGCCACCGCGCCGCGTGCATCCGCCTATGA
- a CDS encoding tetratricopeptide repeat protein, producing the protein MYRSRSAAVMLAFLATGCAGLRHGMLLGREAAFGPAAELPPDAAAMGSFLRGEVALTQNDTETALAAFQAAVAADPDTPLLRLRLAPLYVRSGQLDRALEQVNAVVTAEPTNVEALGLQAGVLSALGRDDEAAAAYERVLKLDPESQDAYLYLGALYSKKGETDKAVATLKRLVARNPGSILGYYYLGRVHAAARQLDRAEHYYLEALKLNPQSELILTDLALAYELQGRTDKAIELYERILTLNPNSVIVRRRLGALYVGQKKLDEALSQFQEMEKLDTDPREARTKIGLIYLEKGDPDRAAQEFNLVLAAEPQNWRVRYYLGSVYGERKEIDRALDEFGKIPAASEFYVDARIQRAYLMQKADRLSDAVREVAGALKAKPDNADLMSYLASLYRERKDFKSAIALLERVVERNPDNDRYRFTLGAAYDEAKDKTRTIEQMKRAVELNPKNAAALNYLGYTYAEMGIELDEAERLIRRALEIEPDDGFYVDSLGWVYYQRGDYRHAVEQLERAVELAGDDPTVAEHLGDAYGRAGKPRDALRLYQDALARAKEAAQVARLKGKVHSLESAARSEGTGL; encoded by the coding sequence ATGTACCGTTCCCGCTCCGCCGCCGTGATGCTCGCGTTCCTGGCGACGGGGTGCGCGGGGCTGCGCCATGGCATGCTCCTCGGGCGCGAGGCTGCCTTCGGTCCGGCGGCGGAGCTGCCCCCGGATGCCGCGGCGATGGGCAGCTTCTTGCGGGGCGAGGTCGCGCTCACGCAGAACGACACGGAGACGGCGCTCGCCGCCTTCCAGGCGGCGGTGGCGGCCGACCCCGACACGCCCCTCCTGCGCCTCCGCCTTGCCCCGCTCTACGTGCGCAGCGGTCAGCTCGATCGAGCCCTCGAGCAGGTGAATGCGGTCGTGACCGCCGAACCGACCAACGTGGAGGCACTCGGACTCCAGGCCGGCGTCCTCTCTGCCCTCGGGCGCGACGACGAGGCCGCCGCCGCCTACGAGCGCGTGCTGAAGCTCGATCCCGAGAGCCAGGACGCCTACCTCTACCTGGGCGCCCTCTACAGCAAGAAGGGCGAGACCGACAAGGCGGTCGCCACGCTCAAGCGGCTCGTCGCCAGGAACCCCGGCTCGATCCTCGGTTACTACTATCTGGGCCGCGTCCACGCCGCCGCCCGCCAGCTCGACCGGGCCGAGCACTACTACCTGGAGGCGCTCAAGCTGAACCCGCAGTCGGAGCTCATCCTCACCGACCTCGCCCTCGCCTACGAGCTCCAGGGCCGCACCGACAAGGCGATCGAGCTCTACGAGCGCATCCTGACCCTCAACCCGAACAGCGTGATCGTGCGCCGCCGCCTGGGCGCCCTCTACGTCGGGCAGAAGAAGCTCGACGAGGCGCTCTCGCAGTTCCAGGAGATGGAGAAGCTCGACACCGATCCGCGCGAGGCGCGCACCAAGATCGGGCTCATCTACCTGGAGAAGGGCGATCCCGACCGCGCAGCGCAGGAGTTCAACCTGGTGCTGGCGGCGGAGCCGCAGAACTGGCGGGTGCGCTACTACCTGGGCTCGGTCTACGGAGAGCGGAAGGAGATCGACCGCGCCCTCGACGAGTTCGGCAAGATTCCGGCCGCCTCCGAGTTCTACGTCGACGCGCGGATCCAGCGCGCCTACCTGATGCAGAAGGCGGACCGGCTCTCGGACGCGGTCCGGGAGGTGGCGGGGGCCCTCAAGGCGAAGCCCGACAACGCCGACCTGATGAGCTACCTGGCCTCGCTCTACCGCGAGCGCAAGGACTTCAAGTCGGCGATCGCGCTCCTCGAGCGCGTGGTCGAGCGCAACCCGGACAACGACCGCTACCGCTTCACGCTCGGCGCGGCCTACGACGAGGCCAAGGACAAGACGCGCACCATCGAGCAGATGAAGCGCGCCGTGGAGCTGAACCCGAAGAACGCGGCCGCGCTCAACTACCTCGGCTACACCTACGCCGAGATGGGCATCGAGCTCGACGAGGCCGAGCGGCTCATCCGCCGCGCGCTCGAGATCGAGCCGGACGACGGCTTCTACGTGGACAGCCTCGGCTGGGTCTACTATCAGCGCGGCGACTACCGGCACGCCGTCGAGCAGCTCGAGCGGGCGGTCGAGCTGGCGGGCGACGATCCGACCGTCGCCGAGCACCTGGGTGACGCGTACGGGCGCGCGGGCAAGCCGCGCGATGCGCTCCGCCTCTACCAGGACGCGCTCGCGCGGGCGAAGGAAGCGGCGCAGGTGGCGCGCCTGAAGGGTAAGGTCCACTCGCTGGAGTCCGCGGCGCGCAGCGAGGGCACGGGGCTGTAG
- a CDS encoding cation/H(+) antiporter, producing the protein MSPERLLSVITVDILVILTVSRLLGVALRAVGQPQVVGEVVGGILLGPSLLGWVAPGVSAALFPPAVVPHLKVLSEYGIVFFMFLVGLELDPALMRGRGHTAVVISHTSIIVPFALGVGLAAWLYGQHAPHGVRFVSFALFMGASMSITAFPVLARILIERDLLKTKVGAVTIVCAAVDDATAWCLLAFVVAAVGAANLGAAGRTVALVVGYVAVMLVLVRPLLRRFSAMVDRSGRLSQNLVAIVFLLVLASAFITDAIGIHAIFGGFMLGAIMPKDALFTRELVDRVEDFAVVFLLPIYFAFTGLRTQIGLLDTPTLWVQCALVVGVATLGKFGGSAAAARLTGLPWREACALGVLMNTRGLMELVILNIGFDLGVLSPALFAMMVLMAIVTTLATTPVLAAVYPPERFRAELAAAPAAASGALAAVALPSSGPLLLDVAAALAEHTESPLYVLHLERPPERGALGAGTAGAAGNSTALAATLAHAQAHGLTVRPLQFLSRNPADDIRDVVRAKGTGLVVMGWHKPVWSRTVLGGTVQGVMREADADVAVLIDRGLSWPPRRVLVPFAGTVQDRAALRLAARIARRHRAALTVLGVARPGGASPAVDLPEGVPAMRVIESASPIDTVIGEAAAHDLTVLGVGEGWQLEPHVFGLRSERLAAECPSSLLVVRGRSDAAS; encoded by the coding sequence ATGTCCCCCGAGCGCCTGCTCAGCGTCATCACCGTCGACATCCTCGTCATCCTCACCGTATCGCGCCTGCTCGGCGTCGCGCTCCGGGCCGTCGGGCAGCCGCAGGTGGTGGGCGAGGTGGTGGGCGGCATCCTGCTCGGCCCCTCGCTCCTCGGGTGGGTGGCCCCGGGCGTCTCCGCCGCGCTCTTCCCGCCGGCCGTGGTCCCCCACCTCAAGGTCCTGAGCGAGTACGGCATCGTCTTCTTCATGTTCCTGGTCGGGCTCGAGCTCGATCCGGCGCTGATGCGCGGCCGCGGACATACCGCGGTCGTGATCTCGCACACGAGCATCATCGTGCCCTTCGCCCTCGGCGTCGGGCTCGCCGCCTGGCTGTACGGACAGCACGCCCCCCACGGCGTGCGCTTCGTGTCCTTCGCCCTCTTCATGGGGGCGTCGATGTCGATCACCGCCTTTCCGGTCCTGGCCCGCATCCTCATCGAGCGCGACCTGCTGAAGACGAAGGTGGGAGCGGTGACGATCGTCTGCGCGGCGGTGGACGACGCGACCGCGTGGTGCCTGCTCGCCTTCGTCGTGGCGGCGGTCGGTGCGGCGAACCTCGGCGCGGCCGGGCGCACCGTTGCGCTGGTGGTCGGGTACGTGGCCGTCATGCTCGTCCTCGTGCGGCCGCTGCTCCGGCGGTTCTCCGCCATGGTCGATCGCAGCGGCCGGCTCTCCCAGAATCTGGTCGCCATCGTGTTCCTGCTCGTGCTCGCGAGCGCGTTCATCACCGACGCGATCGGCATTCACGCCATCTTCGGCGGCTTCATGCTGGGCGCGATCATGCCGAAGGACGCGCTCTTCACCCGCGAGCTGGTCGACAGGGTCGAGGACTTCGCGGTCGTGTTCCTGCTGCCGATCTACTTCGCCTTCACGGGCCTCCGCACGCAGATCGGACTCCTCGACACCCCTACCCTCTGGGTGCAGTGCGCCCTGGTGGTCGGCGTCGCCACCCTGGGCAAGTTCGGCGGCTCGGCGGCCGCGGCACGCTTGACGGGGCTCCCATGGCGCGAGGCGTGCGCGCTCGGCGTGCTCATGAACACGCGCGGGCTGATGGAGCTCGTCATCCTCAACATCGGCTTCGACCTGGGTGTCCTCTCGCCCGCGCTGTTCGCGATGATGGTGCTCATGGCGATCGTGACGACGCTCGCCACCACCCCCGTGCTCGCCGCCGTCTACCCTCCCGAGCGCTTCCGTGCCGAGCTCGCGGCGGCGCCGGCGGCGGCGAGCGGCGCGCTCGCGGCGGTGGCGCTGCCCAGCTCCGGCCCGCTCCTCCTCGACGTGGCCGCGGCCCTCGCCGAGCACACCGAGAGCCCGCTCTACGTCCTCCACCTGGAGCGGCCCCCGGAGCGCGGCGCGCTCGGGGCGGGGACGGCGGGGGCAGCCGGCAACTCGACGGCGCTCGCGGCGACCCTCGCGCACGCCCAGGCGCACGGGCTCACCGTGCGCCCCCTCCAGTTCCTCTCGCGCAATCCCGCCGACGACATCCGCGACGTGGTGCGCGCCAAGGGCACGGGTCTCGTGGTCATGGGCTGGCACAAGCCGGTGTGGAGCCGCACCGTCCTCGGCGGCACCGTGCAGGGGGTGATGCGCGAGGCCGACGCCGACGTGGCGGTGCTCATCGACCGCGGCCTCTCCTGGCCGCCCCGGCGCGTGCTGGTGCCGTTCGCCGGCACGGTGCAGGACCGGGCCGCACTCCGCCTGGCCGCGCGCATCGCACGCCGGCACCGCGCCGCGCTCACGGTGCTCGGCGTCGCACGTCCCGGGGGGGCTTCTCCCGCCGTCGACCTGCCGGAGGGCGTGCCCGCGATGCGCGTGATCGAGTCCGCCTCGCCGATCGACACCGTGATCGGCGAGGCGGCAGCGCACGACCTCACCGTGCTCGGTGTCGGCGAGGGGTGGCAGCTCGAGCCGCACGTCTTCGGGCTGCGCTCCGAGCGGCTCGCCGCCGAGTGCCCGTCGTCGCTGCTCGTCGTGCGCGGGCGGAGCGACGCCGCATCCTGA
- a CDS encoding molybdenum cofactor biosynthesis protein MoaE → MFRIVRTPIVLERLVRAVRDPAAGAVVVFLGTTRNRNAGRRVVRLEYEAYGRMAAAEMRRLAAEAERRWPIRKVAMAHRIGLVPIGQASVAIAVSAGHRAEAFAACRWLIDRLKAIVPIWKREHFRGGRVWIGPQSGTPSRRPRAARRPSR, encoded by the coding sequence ATGTTCCGCATCGTGCGCACGCCGATCGTGCTCGAGCGCCTGGTGCGCGCCGTGCGCGACCCGGCCGCGGGCGCGGTCGTCGTCTTCCTCGGGACGACGCGCAACCGGAACGCCGGCCGGCGTGTCGTGCGCCTCGAGTACGAGGCCTACGGCCGCATGGCGGCGGCCGAGATGCGCCGCCTCGCCGCGGAGGCCGAGCGGCGGTGGCCCATCCGGAAGGTCGCCATGGCGCACCGGATCGGGCTCGTGCCCATCGGCCAGGCGAGCGTGGCGATCGCGGTCTCGGCCGGGCACCGCGCCGAGGCGTTCGCCGCCTGCCGCTGGCTGATCGATCGCCTGAAGGCGATCGTACCGATCTGGAAGCGCGAGCACTTCCGGGGCGGGCGGGTGTGGATCGGACCGCAGTCCGGCACCCCGAGCCGGCGCCCCCGCGCGGCGCGCCGCCCGAGCCGCTGA
- the moaD gene encoding molybdopterin converting factor subunit 1, with translation MRVRLVFFAALRERMGARAERSVEPGTTVGALWRALVAERPELARILVRFAVNEVYVEPGHRLADGDEVAFFPPVSGGAREAS, from the coding sequence ATGCGCGTGCGGCTCGTCTTCTTCGCCGCGCTGCGCGAGCGGATGGGGGCGCGCGCCGAGCGGAGCGTCGAGCCGGGGACGACCGTCGGCGCGCTCTGGCGCGCGCTGGTCGCGGAGCGGCCGGAGCTCGCCCGGATCCTCGTGCGGTTCGCGGTGAACGAGGTGTACGTCGAGCCGGGGCACCGCCTGGCCGACGGTGACGAGGTGGCGTTCTTCCCGCCCGTGAGCGGGGGAGCCCGGGAGGCCTCCTAG
- a CDS encoding MogA/MoaB family molybdenum cofactor biosynthesis protein, producing MGAPPHRPHHQAKAQHAVCAIVTVSDTRTPESDASGVCIRALLEEGGHRILSYAILPDDPGRIRAHLEELFGVPGLDAVIVDGGTGLAPRDTTYEAVTGLLEKRLDGFGELFRMLSYQQVGSAAMLSRAVAGVARGKIVVSLPGAPAAVELAMQKLLLPELGHMVHLVRG from the coding sequence ATGGGGGCGCCCCCGCATCGGCCGCATCACCAGGCGAAGGCGCAGCACGCCGTGTGCGCCATCGTCACGGTGAGCGACACACGCACGCCCGAGAGCGACGCGAGCGGCGTGTGCATCCGCGCATTGCTCGAGGAAGGGGGACACCGCATCCTCTCCTATGCCATCCTGCCCGACGACCCGGGGCGCATCCGCGCCCACCTCGAGGAGCTCTTCGGCGTGCCCGGCCTGGACGCCGTGATCGTCGACGGGGGCACGGGGCTCGCGCCGCGCGACACCACCTACGAGGCGGTGACGGGTCTTCTCGAGAAGCGCCTCGACGGCTTCGGCGAGCTCTTCCGCATGCTCTCGTATCAGCAGGTGGGCTCGGCGGCCATGCTGTCGCGCGCGGTGGCGGGCGTGGCGCGCGGCAAGATCGTCGTCTCGCTCCCCGGCGCGCCGGCGGCGGTCGAGCTCGCGATGCAGAAGCTCCTCCTCCCGGAGCTCGGCCACATGGTCCACCTGGTGCGCGGCTGA
- the miaB gene encoding tRNA (N6-isopentenyl adenosine(37)-C2)-methylthiotransferase MiaB, whose translation MTRSRTMPTVYVETYGCQMNVADTELMLGHLAAHGYTRTHAAEAADVILLNTCAIREHAEARVLGRLGELARLKRRRPDVRLGVTGCMAQHLRAKLAERAPWVDVLVGPDGYRRLPELLRGGDGDPHVALRLDPSETYADLPVARESGVRAWVTVMRGCDRFCTFCIVPYVRGRERSLPGAVLLEQVRALARAGVREVVFLGQTVNAYHDGVWDFAELLRRAAEVPGILRIRFTSPHPSDMSARLVDAMAECPQVAPQLHLPVQSGSDRVLGGMGREYTVAEYEALVARLRARVPGLALSTDVIVGFPGEDEDDFAGTEALVGRVRYDSAFLFKYSPREGTRAWKWGDAVPEAEKARRLQRLVALQESISAEINRRLVGAEVEVLVEGPARRTAGWMAGKSPQLKTVVFPGPAEPGDVVRVRVEAATSHTLTGRRVAT comes from the coding sequence ATGACCCGCAGCCGGACCATGCCGACCGTCTACGTCGAGACCTACGGCTGCCAGATGAACGTGGCCGACACCGAGCTGATGCTCGGGCACCTCGCCGCCCACGGCTACACGCGCACCCACGCCGCCGAGGCCGCCGACGTGATCCTGCTCAATACCTGCGCCATCCGCGAGCACGCCGAGGCGCGCGTCCTCGGCCGCCTGGGCGAGCTCGCGCGCCTCAAGCGGCGCCGGCCCGACGTCCGTCTCGGCGTCACCGGCTGCATGGCGCAGCATCTGCGCGCCAAGCTCGCCGAGCGCGCGCCGTGGGTCGACGTGCTGGTCGGGCCCGACGGCTACCGCCGCCTGCCCGAGCTGCTGCGCGGCGGCGACGGCGACCCGCACGTGGCCCTCCGTCTCGATCCGTCCGAGACCTATGCCGACCTCCCCGTCGCGCGCGAGAGCGGCGTGCGCGCGTGGGTCACCGTGATGCGCGGCTGCGACCGCTTCTGCACCTTCTGCATCGTGCCCTACGTGCGCGGGCGCGAGCGGAGCCTCCCGGGCGCCGTGCTCCTCGAGCAGGTGCGCGCGCTCGCTCGGGCCGGCGTGCGCGAGGTCGTCTTCCTCGGACAGACGGTGAACGCGTACCACGACGGCGTCTGGGACTTCGCGGAGCTCCTTCGCCGCGCCGCCGAGGTGCCGGGCATCCTCCGCATCCGCTTCACCTCGCCGCATCCCTCCGACATGAGCGCGCGCCTCGTCGACGCCATGGCTGAGTGCCCGCAGGTCGCGCCGCAGCTCCACCTCCCGGTGCAGTCGGGCTCGGATCGCGTGCTCGGCGGCATGGGCCGCGAGTACACGGTGGCCGAGTACGAGGCCCTGGTCGCCCGCCTGCGCGCGCGTGTGCCGGGCCTGGCGCTCTCGACCGACGTCATCGTCGGCTTCCCGGGCGAGGACGAGGACGACTTCGCCGGGACCGAGGCGCTGGTCGGCCGGGTGCGCTACGACTCGGCGTTCCTCTTCAAGTACTCGCCGCGCGAGGGGACGCGCGCCTGGAAGTGGGGCGACGCGGTGCCCGAAGCGGAGAAGGCGCGCCGCCTCCAGCGCCTGGTGGCGCTCCAGGAGTCGATCTCGGCGGAGATCAACCGGCGGCTGGTCGGCGCGGAGGTCGAGGTGCTGGTCGAGGGGCCGGCGCGGCGCACGGCGGGCTGGATGGCGGGCAAGAGCCCGCAGCTGAAGACCGTCGTCTTCCCGGGCCCGGCCGAGCCCGGCGACGTCGTGCGGGTGCGGGTCGAGGCCGCGACCTCCCACACGCTCACCGGAAGGCGGGTGGCCACATGA